A single window of Rhodopirellula islandica DNA harbors:
- a CDS encoding serine/threonine protein kinase, translating into MVQSGLADASVPPIWAADFANDHGGKPPSNAASLASWLVKTRRVEKDPLSRVLKHATWEADFPNTPVLRIAPLTLVAAEKTAPFPFTHWLSVTCDSAQNGEKATAGVLRQIDPAGLPAEAAANLRAHAELTHPSLQPIEIVPVRNGPLGEPVGSRRDFAGLFSPLPSGHCLSPPQKTCTVQQTVAGLSSLFDAAIAMHAKGLVHGGIHFDRIWVSDSAPWCLLRDPFATLTNFSTQDVTVNHEAWLESSPASRTHWSPERLANPSGHVPNISDDVFALGCLGFALRYGRPAFDAQTRNALPIELTTAVEQGASGDPLCRVLAAALATDPNARFASVEQFSQALKVAASATPAVVTSKVEQPVADERRPAEVAEPATQSTKSKRKATPSTPEPAKPKQAAQPKRPADVQSAEEIKRAEESSSPKESRHPEQPKPVEEPKQPEKSKPVEKSKPVAVPTKPAEPEQAKPPEEKPSKKTESVSESKAAADDSVRPVAKDPGEPKPNQPSEPAAPSAVVPTRRRRKRRNQKAWYGIYALCIPVLVLVVILATRDKSPQQVAKRVRPPVPKFIPRVSSDTELSSEERQRTSPVRRPAPSGIEVVDNEQMLWAPPDLQIDGAQVSRATGLLPPGPAAVVTMDWQRLRQLGLLEMFGPETQGWLESLNQWSGVPSESISHVALAWFPGEEGVPEVSAAIRLSDPLSLEALLDVWDVSAARGASGETIYAGDTRDALAYFPMTQGRPAEAADDLVDAFAVGSIARVGEVAEMGGAPVVLPRLLEDLWQSARPNDAMAFLTQPNFLVSDARKWMEATSPALIPWIRQNLLADCGGILIRVAATEEAGSYVEVRLATSPGVDPTELATPLREQLDNAPRWAEDFVVTRDIDPSWRLLAARLPSMWAFAEENVRAGRVDRKLVWNAYLPPLALPQLTLATLLATNTTTDPVSEAMASKETKLSIDEMLDRKMSVSFDQESLQFAVDTIAEEFNRDLPEGNQLPPIEIIGGDLQKMGITQNQQIRDFAKSDVPLRTVLTDLVLGANPDRTATGPDDPKQALVWVVKPDKSAILITTRLASDGQYELPSEFVRQASP; encoded by the coding sequence ATGGTCCAAAGCGGACTCGCCGACGCCTCCGTCCCACCAATCTGGGCGGCCGATTTTGCGAACGATCACGGGGGAAAACCGCCTTCGAACGCTGCGTCGCTGGCCTCTTGGTTGGTCAAAACCCGCCGTGTTGAGAAAGATCCTCTCTCGAGAGTGCTGAAGCACGCGACCTGGGAAGCCGATTTCCCAAACACGCCTGTTCTACGGATTGCACCGTTGACGCTGGTTGCGGCAGAGAAAACGGCTCCCTTTCCGTTCACCCATTGGCTGTCGGTGACTTGCGACTCCGCGCAAAACGGCGAAAAAGCAACCGCAGGGGTTCTGCGGCAAATCGATCCGGCAGGTTTGCCGGCCGAGGCGGCCGCCAATCTTCGTGCCCACGCTGAATTGACGCATCCTTCGTTGCAGCCGATCGAGATCGTTCCAGTGCGAAACGGTCCACTCGGCGAACCGGTTGGAAGCCGTCGAGATTTTGCGGGTTTGTTCAGCCCCTTGCCCTCCGGGCATTGTCTGAGCCCACCCCAAAAAACTTGCACTGTCCAGCAGACTGTCGCGGGGCTGAGCTCCCTTTTTGACGCGGCGATCGCGATGCACGCGAAAGGATTGGTTCACGGCGGGATTCATTTTGATCGGATTTGGGTCAGCGATTCTGCTCCGTGGTGTTTGCTTCGCGATCCGTTTGCGACGTTGACAAACTTTTCCACCCAGGACGTCACGGTCAATCACGAAGCCTGGTTGGAGTCGTCTCCAGCGAGTCGGACCCACTGGTCTCCCGAAAGACTCGCGAACCCGAGCGGTCACGTGCCGAACATCAGCGACGATGTTTTCGCTTTGGGGTGTTTGGGATTTGCACTGCGATATGGGCGTCCGGCGTTCGATGCTCAAACTCGGAATGCGTTGCCCATTGAATTGACCACCGCGGTCGAACAAGGTGCCTCGGGCGACCCGTTGTGCCGAGTCTTGGCGGCCGCTTTGGCGACCGATCCCAACGCCCGATTCGCGAGCGTGGAACAATTCTCGCAAGCATTGAAGGTTGCTGCATCGGCCACTCCCGCAGTGGTGACGTCCAAGGTGGAGCAACCCGTTGCGGATGAACGAAGACCTGCCGAGGTCGCCGAGCCAGCGACTCAGTCGACCAAGTCCAAACGGAAGGCAACGCCAAGCACTCCGGAGCCTGCCAAGCCAAAGCAAGCGGCTCAACCCAAACGGCCCGCGGACGTCCAATCGGCAGAAGAAATCAAACGCGCCGAGGAGTCGAGCTCGCCAAAGGAGTCGAGGCATCCCGAGCAACCCAAGCCGGTCGAGGAACCCAAGCAGCCCGAGAAGTCCAAGCCGGTCGAGAAGTCCAAGCCGGTCGCCGTTCCAACGAAGCCAGCTGAACCCGAGCAAGCCAAACCGCCTGAGGAAAAGCCATCCAAGAAGACAGAGTCCGTGTCGGAGTCGAAGGCCGCCGCGGACGACAGCGTTCGTCCCGTGGCGAAAGATCCAGGCGAACCGAAGCCGAACCAGCCGAGCGAACCCGCTGCACCTTCGGCCGTGGTTCCAACTCGCAGACGAAGAAAACGACGCAATCAAAAGGCTTGGTATGGGATCTATGCGTTGTGCATTCCCGTGTTGGTGTTGGTCGTGATCTTGGCGACGCGAGACAAGAGCCCGCAACAGGTTGCCAAGCGAGTTCGTCCTCCCGTCCCAAAATTCATCCCGCGGGTTTCCAGCGACACCGAGCTTTCGAGCGAGGAGCGGCAACGGACTTCGCCTGTTCGACGCCCTGCCCCCTCCGGGATCGAAGTGGTCGACAATGAGCAGATGCTGTGGGCACCACCAGACTTGCAAATCGATGGGGCTCAAGTCAGTCGCGCGACGGGATTGCTGCCTCCGGGGCCCGCTGCGGTGGTCACGATGGATTGGCAACGTTTGCGTCAACTCGGTTTGTTGGAAATGTTCGGCCCCGAAACACAGGGCTGGTTGGAATCACTGAACCAGTGGTCGGGCGTTCCTTCGGAATCCATTTCGCACGTCGCCTTGGCGTGGTTCCCCGGCGAAGAAGGTGTCCCAGAAGTTTCCGCAGCGATTCGTTTGAGCGATCCCCTGTCTTTGGAAGCGTTGTTGGATGTTTGGGACGTCTCGGCCGCGCGAGGTGCCAGCGGCGAGACGATTTATGCCGGTGACACTCGTGATGCATTGGCGTACTTCCCCATGACTCAGGGGCGTCCCGCAGAAGCAGCGGATGACTTGGTCGATGCGTTCGCCGTGGGATCCATCGCTCGTGTCGGCGAGGTTGCTGAAATGGGGGGGGCACCGGTCGTGTTGCCGCGATTGCTCGAAGATCTTTGGCAATCCGCTCGGCCCAACGATGCGATGGCTTTCCTGACCCAGCCCAACTTTTTGGTCAGCGATGCACGGAAATGGATGGAGGCGACATCGCCGGCTTTGATTCCTTGGATTCGACAAAACCTGTTGGCTGATTGCGGTGGCATTCTGATTCGCGTTGCGGCAACCGAGGAGGCTGGATCGTACGTTGAAGTTCGCTTGGCGACATCACCCGGGGTCGACCCCACCGAGTTGGCCACCCCGCTGCGAGAACAACTCGACAACGCACCACGTTGGGCGGAAGACTTCGTGGTCACGCGGGACATCGATCCCTCGTGGCGTTTGCTGGCCGCGAGACTTCCATCGATGTGGGCGTTCGCAGAAGAGAACGTGCGCGCCGGTCGCGTGGACCGCAAATTGGTTTGGAACGCCTACCTGCCGCCGTTGGCGCTGCCGCAATTGACATTGGCGACGTTGCTGGCAACCAACACGACGACGGATCCTGTTTCGGAGGCGATGGCGAGCAAGGAAACGAAGTTGTCGATCGATGAAATGCTGGACCGAAAGATGTCGGTCAGCTTCGACCAAGAGTCGTTGCAGTTCGCGGTCGACACGATTGCCGAAGAGTTCAATCGTGACCTTCCCGAGGGCAACCAGTTGCCACCGATTGAGATCATCGGCGGCGACTTGCAGAAAATGGGCATCACCCAGAACCAACAGATCCGCGACTTTGCCAAGAGTGATGTTCCG
- a CDS encoding OB-fold-containig protein: MLAITWTDRLDSILVGPMWPATVLATLFLLYAVIALLGVIDLGADVDVDLDVPDLDAPDFAGDVGGDWGVDTAGEPMHSDWFGGTGAATLRAMNLDRVPLVVWLSVFSVLFWVISFYLWFGYDVRRYDPTFLTSGLLTIRNGVFGIVATKIVTWPLHRMLVPPVEFHASNLVGGSAVIETRQADESFGRARFATDAAPLLISVRTEGEIIPKGGRVTVVSYDQNTKTYLVQADSPPTA; the protein is encoded by the coding sequence ATGTTGGCAATCACTTGGACAGATCGACTCGATTCGATCCTGGTCGGCCCCATGTGGCCAGCCACGGTTTTGGCCACCTTGTTCCTGCTCTACGCGGTGATCGCCCTGCTGGGCGTGATCGATCTCGGCGCCGATGTGGATGTCGATCTGGACGTCCCCGATCTTGATGCGCCCGATTTCGCAGGGGACGTCGGCGGCGATTGGGGCGTGGACACCGCCGGCGAACCGATGCACAGCGATTGGTTCGGTGGCACCGGCGCCGCGACCCTGCGAGCCATGAATTTGGACCGGGTTCCCCTGGTCGTCTGGCTGTCCGTTTTCAGCGTTCTGTTCTGGGTGATCAGCTTTTACCTGTGGTTTGGCTACGACGTGCGGCGCTATGACCCCACGTTCTTGACCAGCGGTTTGCTGACCATTCGCAACGGCGTCTTCGGGATCGTCGCGACCAAAATCGTGACCTGGCCACTGCACCGGATGCTGGTTCCTCCCGTCGAATTTCACGCTTCCAACCTGGTTGGCGGGTCGGCGGTCATCGAAACCCGTCAGGCGGACGAATCGTTCGGTCGTGCGCGTTTTGCGACTGATGCGGCCCCCCTCCTGATTTCCGTCCGAACCGAAGGTGAAATTATCCCAAAAGGGGGACGGGTCACGGTGGTGAGCTATGATCAAAACACCAAAACCTACTTGGTGCAGGCTGATTCGCCCCCCACGGCGTAA
- a CDS encoding MFS transporter: MDRTPVSATTQSSPAAGGSDRNLTRSLGDAACFGGMVGCGETYFSAFALAVGLSETASGLVASIPLLVGGVIQLVSLKAIAWIGGYRRWIVAGAVLQSLAFLPLAYAAWTGSLSIVMFLLIASVYWAAGLSTGPAWNTWIEQIVPVAGRARFFSKRSRLQQICTFSGLMVAGLVLQWTSQEGIALTGFAGLFFVAAVLRLMSASFLHRTRHAQSVPLHVERSPASGAREHAVDEPVDERSAIQLLAYLVAMQVFIQLSGPYFVPYMLGQLEFDYVVYVGLIALAFLSKVISFAFWGRIAEESGAAKVLWFGGIGLVPLASLWIVSTNLVWLAVIQILSGIAWAAYELGFFLMFFETLPAKHRTRLLTYHNFANTLAICVGALAGAAILAYWGTTSQTYYYLFGLSSTGRLLCLGLLVGAVLPKHSLKSIGMRVLAIRPGAGSVTAPIIASAEE, translated from the coding sequence ATGGACCGAACCCCCGTCTCTGCCACCACCCAGTCGAGCCCAGCTGCCGGCGGGAGCGACCGAAACCTCACTCGAAGCCTAGGCGATGCGGCATGTTTCGGCGGCATGGTCGGCTGCGGTGAAACCTATTTTTCCGCGTTTGCGTTGGCGGTGGGGTTGAGTGAAACGGCATCGGGTTTGGTCGCCAGCATTCCGTTGTTGGTGGGCGGGGTGATCCAATTGGTGTCTCTCAAAGCGATCGCCTGGATCGGCGGCTACCGACGTTGGATCGTCGCCGGAGCTGTCTTGCAATCACTCGCGTTTTTACCGCTGGCCTATGCGGCTTGGACCGGAAGTCTGTCGATCGTGATGTTCCTGTTGATCGCGTCGGTTTACTGGGCCGCGGGCCTCTCGACCGGGCCGGCGTGGAACACATGGATTGAACAGATCGTGCCCGTGGCAGGGCGAGCCCGATTCTTTTCCAAGCGATCTCGACTGCAACAGATTTGCACCTTCTCGGGGTTGATGGTCGCCGGGTTGGTGTTGCAGTGGACGTCCCAGGAGGGCATCGCACTGACTGGGTTTGCAGGGTTGTTCTTCGTCGCCGCGGTGCTGCGATTGATGTCGGCAAGTTTCTTGCACCGGACACGCCATGCCCAATCCGTCCCCCTGCACGTCGAGCGTTCGCCGGCGAGCGGCGCTAGGGAGCATGCCGTGGATGAACCTGTCGACGAACGATCGGCGATTCAGTTGCTGGCTTACTTGGTTGCCATGCAAGTCTTCATCCAGCTCAGTGGACCATACTTTGTGCCATACATGCTGGGGCAGCTGGAGTTTGACTACGTCGTCTACGTGGGCTTGATCGCGCTCGCCTTCCTCAGCAAAGTCATCTCGTTTGCCTTTTGGGGACGCATTGCGGAAGAGTCCGGTGCGGCAAAGGTGCTGTGGTTCGGTGGCATCGGATTGGTGCCACTGGCATCGCTGTGGATTGTCTCCACCAACCTGGTTTGGTTGGCGGTGATTCAGATCCTCAGCGGCATCGCTTGGGCGGCTTATGAACTGGGTTTCTTTCTGATGTTCTTTGAAACCTTGCCCGCGAAGCACCGAACCCGGTTGCTGACCTATCACAACTTTGCCAACACGCTGGCCATTTGTGTGGGCGCTCTGGCCGGGGCAGCAATTTTGGCGTATTGGGGCACGACATCGCAGACTTATTACTACCTGTTCGGTCTCTCGTCGACCGGCCGGTTGCTTTGCTTGGGATTGTTGGTCGGAGCCGTTCTTCCCAAGCATTCCCTGAAATCGATCGGCATGCGAGTGCTCGCAATTCGTCCCGGGGCGGGCAGCGTGACCGCCCCGATCATTGCCAGTGCTGAGGAGTGA
- the glgA gene encoding glycogen synthase GlgA, whose amino-acid sequence MNIVYLTTEAVPFAKTGGLADVCGTLPKVVAAQGHRCAVIMPAFSTIERSLQPIETTDISFAVPMSDQKLIGCRLLKSHLPKDPNDPEDSAEVPVYFIDQPQYFRRPSLYGDANGDYPDNAERFIFYCRAAIIAMSRLGWPVDLVHCNDWQSALVPALMRAASDNASKSPTIATMLSIHNMAYQGNFGFDAFPWTGLSWDHFRPESFEYYNQLNFLKTGVVTSDVISTVSPTYALEIQTPEYGCGLDSILRGIPQPVEGIINGIDTNIWNPETDPNLSRNYSVTDWADAKIDNKLALQAEVGLPQDPDVPLIGLIGRLADQKGWDLILPVLREHLAESRPTQWVVLGSGDPKIEEQLRELAEEHKDQLAAYIGFSDALAHRIEASSDIFVMPSHYEPCGLNQLYSLRYGTPCVVTRTGGLADTIVDATPANLAANRATGFHLNDNSAGALDHAINRALQLRYHSPEKWKNLVEFGMRQDWTWRKSADQYIQLYARTISLNRRRRSSN is encoded by the coding sequence TTGAATATCGTCTACCTGACGACTGAAGCCGTCCCATTCGCGAAAACCGGTGGGTTAGCCGACGTCTGCGGCACGTTGCCCAAAGTGGTTGCTGCCCAGGGCCACCGCTGTGCGGTCATCATGCCCGCTTTTTCAACCATCGAACGGTCCCTGCAACCGATCGAGACAACTGACATCAGCTTTGCCGTTCCGATGTCGGACCAAAAGCTGATCGGTTGCCGGCTGTTGAAAAGCCACCTGCCAAAAGATCCCAACGATCCAGAGGACTCGGCGGAGGTTCCGGTTTACTTCATCGACCAACCGCAATACTTCCGACGTCCGTCGCTGTATGGCGATGCCAACGGTGACTACCCCGACAACGCCGAGCGTTTCATTTTCTATTGCCGCGCCGCGATCATCGCGATGTCGCGACTCGGTTGGCCCGTGGATTTGGTGCACTGCAACGACTGGCAGTCCGCTCTGGTCCCGGCATTGATGCGGGCAGCGTCCGACAACGCGTCCAAGTCACCCACCATCGCCACGATGCTGTCGATTCACAACATGGCCTACCAAGGCAACTTTGGATTCGATGCATTCCCCTGGACAGGACTGAGCTGGGACCATTTCCGACCGGAATCGTTTGAGTACTACAACCAACTGAACTTCCTCAAAACCGGAGTGGTGACGTCGGATGTGATATCGACGGTCAGTCCCACGTACGCCCTCGAGATTCAAACCCCGGAGTACGGATGCGGATTGGATTCCATTCTTCGAGGCATCCCGCAACCGGTGGAGGGAATCATCAATGGGATCGACACCAACATTTGGAATCCTGAAACCGACCCGAATCTCAGTCGCAACTACAGTGTCACGGATTGGGCCGACGCCAAAATCGATAACAAACTGGCGTTGCAAGCTGAGGTGGGACTGCCGCAGGATCCCGACGTTCCACTGATCGGTTTGATCGGCCGCTTGGCAGATCAAAAGGGATGGGACTTGATCCTTCCTGTGCTGCGTGAGCACCTTGCCGAGTCACGTCCAACCCAGTGGGTTGTGCTTGGCAGCGGCGATCCAAAGATTGAAGAGCAATTGCGTGAATTGGCGGAAGAACACAAGGATCAGTTGGCCGCCTACATCGGCTTCAGCGATGCACTGGCGCATCGCATCGAGGCCTCCAGTGACATCTTCGTCATGCCCAGCCACTACGAGCCCTGCGGACTGAACCAACTCTATAGCCTTCGCTATGGAACGCCCTGCGTTGTCACCCGCACCGGCGGGTTGGCCGACACGATCGTGGACGCAACGCCTGCGAACCTGGCTGCCAATCGTGCCACCGGCTTCCATCTCAACGACAACAGTGCCGGGGCTCTTGACCACGCGATCAACCGGGCACTGCAGCTTCGATATCACTCGCCTGAAAAATGGAAAAATCTGGTTGAATTCGGGATGCGGCAAGATTGGACATGGAGGAAAAGTGCAGACCAGTACATTCAGCTTTATGCCCGCACAATTTCCCTAAATCGACGAAGACGATCCTCCAACTGA
- a CDS encoding ThuA domain-containing protein yields MKKRCFVAAAFAFAVCLLPTLTAVHAADHLVFEPAEGKANGKHIVLISGDEEYRTEESCPMLGKILSQTHGFKCTVLFAIDKETGGINPYQIDNIPGTEALNDADLMILATRWRVLPDDQLDPILKFINAGKPIIAYRTATHAFKSGHYGDYDWANFGINVVGENWHSHHGKHKVEGGRAVIVEDNANHPILNDVADIYTPSDIYGVVHLDESAATVLLRGMVIKHLDAAAPPVDEKNDPMMPLAWLKPYEAPSGKIGQCVATTAGAAVDFRSEDLRRLIVNASYFLTGMDVPKSADVSFIDPFVPSFYGFESGKLYRNRDLRVEEFELGSSATVFTPKGTFAPVAH; encoded by the coding sequence ATGAAAAAACGCTGTTTTGTCGCTGCTGCGTTCGCATTCGCGGTTTGTCTTCTTCCAACTCTGACCGCGGTTCACGCCGCGGATCACCTCGTGTTCGAACCCGCCGAAGGCAAGGCCAACGGCAAACACATCGTGCTGATCTCAGGCGATGAAGAATATCGAACCGAAGAATCCTGCCCGATGCTCGGGAAAATCCTCAGTCAAACTCACGGCTTCAAGTGCACGGTGCTGTTCGCCATCGACAAGGAAACCGGCGGCATCAACCCGTACCAGATCGACAACATCCCCGGCACGGAAGCACTCAACGACGCTGACCTGATGATCTTGGCAACGCGTTGGCGAGTTCTTCCGGACGACCAGCTCGATCCAATTTTGAAATTCATCAACGCGGGCAAGCCAATCATCGCCTATCGCACCGCCACCCACGCGTTCAAAAGCGGTCACTACGGCGACTACGACTGGGCCAACTTTGGAATCAACGTGGTCGGTGAAAACTGGCATTCGCACCACGGCAAACACAAAGTCGAAGGCGGACGGGCGGTCATCGTGGAAGACAACGCCAACCATCCGATCTTGAACGACGTCGCCGACATCTACACCCCCTCGGACATCTACGGCGTTGTCCACCTCGACGAATCCGCCGCCACGGTTTTGCTACGAGGCATGGTCATCAAGCACCTCGACGCCGCTGCTCCTCCGGTCGACGAAAAGAACGATCCCATGATGCCGTTGGCTTGGCTGAAACCTTACGAAGCCCCCTCCGGAAAAATCGGTCAATGCGTGGCCACCACCGCCGGTGCCGCCGTCGATTTTCGCAGCGAAGACCTTCGTCGTCTGATCGTCAACGCGAGTTACTTTCTCACCGGAATGGACGTCCCAAAATCGGCTGACGTTTCGTTCATCGATCCGTTTGTACCATCGTTCTACGGTTTTGAATCCGGCAAACTGTACCGCAATCGTGACCTCCGAGTCGAAGAGTTCGAACTCGGTTCATCCGCGACCGTCTTCACGCCCAAAGGCACGTTCGCACCTGTCGCTCACTGA
- a CDS encoding galactose-1-phosphate uridylyltransferase, with protein sequence MKTQKSGVHIDPRRIALNETSRTSEHSPPAEQSCVETQSVSDLHTARDNPDSNRSSSAGLKSEAESNATSQRAELLVDRLVDAEILEQPRQDGAHVDFPNESHVQTGRSRLDPISGSWTIFAPGRARRPDQFKSHRPKHDASMDCPFCHGNEKLTPASVWSAKLSEDEEAVPQSADWTVRVVPNLFPAIKPECKVEVQPNHEDSENESRVSRLAQSLFVEEIASGGHEVIIEAARHTRSLSELNLAEIALAFSAYAARMRHWRQQPGIQFISLFKNVGRDAGASLQHSHSQLIASNHLPQSVCEVNHRMRSHFARHGRCLQCDVLQAELERKERIIHQSNSLVAYCPHASRFPYLIRITSREHVGCFEDLSVSMNEEVARLVLRSVRWLEAVIPGVAYNMMIHTAPPGNRRDAETHHWSLELAPRIGRLAGYELSSGGMINTVYPEAAADEFRSQARRSDPRHALR encoded by the coding sequence ATGAAGACACAAAAGTCAGGAGTCCACATCGATCCGCGCCGAATTGCTTTGAATGAGACCTCTCGAACCTCGGAACACTCGCCACCAGCGGAACAGAGTTGCGTGGAAACGCAAAGTGTCTCCGATCTGCATACCGCTCGTGACAACCCCGATTCAAACCGCAGCAGCTCAGCCGGTTTAAAATCGGAAGCCGAAAGCAACGCGACGTCACAGCGTGCCGAATTGCTGGTGGACCGCTTGGTCGACGCCGAAATCCTGGAACAACCGCGTCAGGACGGTGCCCACGTTGACTTTCCCAACGAGTCACACGTTCAAACCGGTCGTTCACGACTGGATCCGATCTCGGGCAGTTGGACGATTTTTGCGCCCGGACGTGCTCGTCGCCCCGATCAATTCAAATCTCATCGGCCCAAACATGATGCGTCGATGGATTGCCCCTTCTGCCATGGCAACGAAAAACTAACACCGGCGTCCGTTTGGTCTGCAAAACTGTCGGAGGACGAAGAAGCCGTTCCTCAATCAGCCGATTGGACCGTTCGTGTGGTTCCCAATCTGTTCCCGGCGATCAAACCGGAATGCAAGGTCGAAGTTCAACCCAACCATGAAGACAGCGAAAATGAATCTCGCGTCTCTCGCTTGGCCCAATCCCTGTTTGTCGAAGAAATTGCCTCGGGTGGGCACGAAGTCATCATCGAAGCCGCTCGCCACACCCGCTCGCTCAGCGAACTGAATCTGGCCGAGATCGCTCTCGCATTCTCTGCTTACGCGGCTCGGATGCGTCATTGGCGTCAACAACCCGGCATTCAGTTCATCAGCTTGTTCAAGAACGTCGGCCGCGACGCGGGAGCCTCCCTGCAACACAGCCACAGCCAACTGATCGCTTCGAATCACCTGCCACAATCGGTTTGTGAAGTCAATCATCGCATGCGATCCCACTTTGCCCGGCACGGACGCTGCTTGCAGTGCGATGTCTTGCAGGCCGAACTGGAACGCAAAGAACGGATCATTCATCAATCCAACTCGCTCGTGGCTTACTGCCCTCACGCCAGCCGGTTCCCGTACCTGATCCGAATCACCTCGCGAGAACACGTGGGTTGCTTTGAAGATCTCTCGGTCTCGATGAATGAAGAAGTGGCCCGCTTGGTCCTGCGAAGCGTTCGCTGGCTGGAAGCGGTGATCCCCGGTGTCGCCTACAACATGATGATCCACACCGCACCACCCGGAAACCGACGCGACGCAGAAACGCATCACTGGAGCCTGGAACTGGCACCGCGGATTGGTCGCTTGGCTGGCTACGAATTGAGTTCCGGTGGGATGATCAACACGGTCTACCCCGAAGCCGCCGCAGACGAATTTCGTTCGCAGGCACGCCGCAGCGACCCGCGTCACGCCCTGCGATAA